A window of the Bdellovibrio sp. ZAP7 genome harbors these coding sequences:
- a CDS encoding alkaline phosphatase D family protein, whose translation MGFLRRDFLKLGLTQAIVSAVGVPAFAATEQDGRSADGLPFQTAQRLSPSILQGATDATRTQFSILHLSKQQFNTVVRNSAGQIWQPEKIEILQQPFSEFQITKVYFAGLNLGELFFLDLLGAKDEVIERREFGMLDLNKSTLRYALCSCMDEGRHEPKIWQNLVGQNPDVIFFIGDSTYCDKGECEFPDGDTRRLWSRYVQARRTLEIYYSKRLIPIFATWDDHDFGSDDVNTTNWHHVAESQANFRAFFAQADNYTEGYFHGPGISSVLRAGQHQFLLMDDRSWRLEKTSSARYAHWGQQQEEWALEMIAGFEGTTWIMNGSQIFPEMVYKESMSKHRGQFNGFMGALKRIPRKVIFASGDVHFSEISKIESAMLGYQTYEVTSSAVHSKCFPGLDKISKHPRRMMSTTMPNYILVDSIHQAGTFTANVYSCSARNVVNFSCQLSV comes from the coding sequence ATGGGATTTCTTCGTCGCGACTTTTTAAAGTTGGGGCTGACGCAAGCTATTGTTTCTGCAGTGGGTGTACCCGCATTTGCAGCTACGGAACAGGATGGACGTAGTGCTGATGGTTTGCCATTTCAAACGGCGCAAAGACTTTCGCCGTCGATTTTGCAGGGCGCGACAGATGCGACTCGCACACAATTTTCTATTCTTCATCTAAGTAAGCAGCAGTTTAATACGGTCGTTCGTAATTCTGCGGGACAAATTTGGCAACCCGAGAAAATTGAAATTCTTCAGCAACCTTTCAGTGAGTTTCAGATCACCAAGGTGTATTTTGCCGGGTTGAACCTGGGCGAATTGTTTTTCCTGGATCTTTTGGGCGCGAAAGATGAAGTGATCGAGCGCCGCGAGTTCGGAATGCTGGATTTAAATAAGTCGACACTTCGGTATGCGCTTTGCTCTTGCATGGATGAAGGGCGCCACGAACCTAAAATCTGGCAAAATCTTGTTGGCCAAAATCCTGACGTGATTTTCTTTATCGGGGACTCCACATATTGCGATAAAGGTGAATGCGAGTTTCCCGACGGGGACACGCGCCGTTTGTGGTCTCGCTATGTGCAAGCACGCAGAACTTTGGAAATCTATTATTCAAAACGCCTGATTCCTATTTTTGCAACGTGGGATGATCATGATTTCGGATCTGACGACGTGAACACAACAAACTGGCATCACGTGGCGGAATCTCAGGCGAACTTCCGCGCTTTCTTTGCCCAGGCTGATAATTATACCGAGGGTTATTTCCATGGACCCGGGATCAGTTCTGTTTTGCGAGCAGGACAGCACCAGTTTTTATTAATGGACGATCGCAGCTGGCGTTTGGAAAAAACATCCAGCGCTCGTTATGCTCACTGGGGTCAGCAGCAGGAAGAATGGGCCTTAGAGATGATCGCTGGCTTTGAGGGCACGACGTGGATCATGAATGGCAGCCAGATTTTTCCAGAGATGGTTTATAAAGAATCGATGTCCAAACATAGGGGACAATTTAACGGATTTATGGGTGCATTGAAGCGAATTCCTCGCAAAGTGATCTTTGCTTCCGGGGATGTACACTTCAGTGAGATCTCTAAAATTGAATCGGCGATGTTGGGTTATCAAACGTACGAAGTGACTTCAAGTGCGGTTCATAGCAAATGCTTCCCGGGATTGGACAAAATCTCTAAACATCCGCGGCGAATGATGTCGACGACGATGCCAAATTACATCTTGGTGGATTCCATTCATCAGGCGGGCACTTTCACTGCGAATGTTTACAGCTGTTCCGCGCGAAACGTGGTGAACTTCTCTTGCCAACTGAGTGTTTAG